Proteins encoded together in one Benincasa hispida cultivar B227 chromosome 1, ASM972705v1, whole genome shotgun sequence window:
- the LOC120085021 gene encoding mediator of RNA polymerase II transcription subunit 6, with amino-acid sequence MATPPPPTAPPGIGNFEGGPLPAAPQPPGTDMTGICFRDQLWLNTYPLDRNLVFDYFALSPFYDWTCNNEQLRMRSIHPLDLSQLSKMTGIEYMLNEVMEPHLFVFRKQKRDGPEKVTPMLTYYILDGSIYQAPQLCNVFAARVSRALYYISKAFTTASSKLEKIGYVDSENEGEEVKPAKETINFKEVKRVDHILASLQRKLPPAPPPPPFPEGYAPAPTAETEKGPENPLGESQQPPADPIIDQGPAKRMKF; translated from the exons ATGGCAACTCCTCCACCACCGACGGCCCCGCCAGGGATTGGGAATTTTGAGGGGGGACCGTTGCCAGCAGCGCCTCAGCCTCCAGGCACGGACATGACTGGAATTTGCTTTAGAGACCAACTTTGGCTCAATACTTACCCTCTTGATCGAAACTTGGTTTTCGATTATTTTGCCTTGTCCCCTTTCTACGACTGGACTTGTAACAACGAACAACTCAGAATGCGCTCCATTCACCCCCTCGATCTCTCTCAACTCTC AAAAATGACAGGTATAGAGTACATGCTGAATGAAGTTATGGAGCCTCACCTTTTCGTTTTCAGAAAGCAAAAAAGGGATGGTCCTGAGAAAGTCACACCGATGCTGACTTATTATATCTTGGATGGTTCAATTTATCAGGCGCCTCAGCTTTGCAATGTTTTTGCTGCCCGAGTT AGTCGGGCACTATATTACATATCGAAGGCCTTTACCACTGCTTCCTCAAAGTTGGAGAAGATAGGATATG TTGATTCTGAAAATGAGGGTGAAGAAGTAAAACCTGCAAAAGAAACCATTAACTTTAAGGAAGTAAAGCGAGTTGATCATATTCTTGCATCCTTACAGCGCAAG CTGCCACCTGCCCCACCACCCCCACCATTTCCTGAAGGCTATGCTCCTGCCCCCACAGCAGAAACAGAAAAAGGCCCTGAAAATCCGCTAGGAGAGTCACAACAGCCTCCAGCAGATCCCATTATTGATCAGGGTCCAGCTAAAAGGATGAAATTTTAA